A genomic stretch from Bradyrhizobium quebecense includes:
- a CDS encoding NADP-dependent malic enzyme, whose product MSSSSEELHNAALAYHRLPRPGKLEIQAIKPLANQRDLALAYSPGVAAACTEIAKNPAEAATLTARANLVAVVSNGTAVLGLGNIGPLASKPVMEGKAVLFKKFAGIDVFDIEINANTIERVVETVAALEPTFGGINLEDIRGPECFEIETQLKERMKIPVFHDDQHGTAIIVAAAIVNGLLLNGKQLSDVKIVCSGAGAAAIATLNLLVSMGAQRKNIFVCDIDGVVYEGRNTTMDRWKAVYTQKTDARVLADVVPGADIFIGLSAPGVLKPEMVKQMADKPLVMALANPVPEIMPEEARAARPDAMICTGRSDYPNQVNNVLCFPFIFRGALDVGATAINEAMKHAAVDAIAQLARDPPSDAVAHGFDTGETQGFGPGSLIPSPFDPRLILRIAPAVARAAIESGVATRPITNFDEYAANLERFAFRSGLTMKPVFAKAKTQPVRVIYAEGEDERVLRATQVVLEEKLARPILVGRPSVVETRIKRFGLSIKAGRDFDLVNPEDDPRYRSYVQSYIDVAGRRGVTPEAARTVVRTNNTVIAALAVARGEADAMLCGVEGRYMSHLRHVREIIGFLPGVSDYAALALMITSTGAHFLADTQVRPNPSAEELAEVASLAAIHVQRFAFKPKVAFVSHSDFGSYDTDSSRKMRRATQLLKDKHPEIEADGEMQGDTALSAVARKLVLPQSRLEGEANILIMPNLDAANIAYQMIKSLANALPVGPILIGPARPAHILTPGVTARGILNMTAVAAVEAQERAGRAQPTLFG is encoded by the coding sequence ATGTCGTCATCGTCTGAAGAACTCCATAACGCCGCGCTCGCCTATCACCGGCTGCCGCGGCCGGGCAAGCTCGAGATCCAGGCGATCAAGCCGCTTGCCAACCAGCGCGACCTGGCGCTGGCCTATTCGCCGGGCGTGGCCGCCGCCTGCACCGAGATCGCCAAGAACCCGGCCGAGGCGGCGACGCTGACCGCCCGCGCCAATCTGGTGGCCGTGGTCTCGAACGGCACGGCGGTGCTTGGGCTCGGCAATATCGGCCCGTTGGCCTCCAAGCCCGTCATGGAAGGCAAGGCGGTGCTGTTCAAGAAGTTCGCCGGCATCGACGTGTTCGACATCGAGATCAACGCCAATACGATCGAGCGCGTGGTCGAGACCGTCGCGGCGCTGGAGCCGACCTTCGGCGGCATCAATCTGGAAGACATCCGCGGGCCGGAGTGCTTCGAGATCGAGACGCAGCTCAAGGAGCGCATGAAGATCCCGGTGTTCCACGACGATCAGCATGGCACCGCCATCATCGTCGCGGCCGCGATCGTCAACGGGCTGCTGCTGAACGGCAAGCAACTGTCCGACGTGAAGATCGTCTGCTCGGGCGCGGGCGCTGCCGCGATCGCGACGCTCAATCTCCTGGTCTCGATGGGGGCGCAGCGCAAGAACATCTTCGTCTGCGACATCGACGGTGTGGTCTATGAGGGCCGCAACACCACGATGGACCGCTGGAAGGCGGTCTACACCCAGAAGACCGACGCGCGCGTGCTCGCCGACGTCGTTCCGGGCGCGGACATCTTCATCGGGCTGTCGGCGCCGGGCGTGCTGAAGCCTGAGATGGTCAAGCAGATGGCCGACAAGCCGCTGGTGATGGCGCTTGCCAATCCGGTGCCGGAGATCATGCCGGAAGAGGCGCGCGCGGCGCGTCCCGACGCGATGATCTGCACCGGCCGGTCGGACTATCCGAACCAGGTCAACAATGTGCTGTGCTTCCCCTTCATCTTCCGCGGCGCGCTCGACGTCGGCGCCACCGCGATCAACGAGGCGATGAAGCATGCCGCAGTCGACGCGATCGCACAGCTCGCGCGCGATCCGCCGTCGGATGCGGTGGCCCATGGTTTCGACACCGGCGAGACGCAAGGGTTCGGACCTGGCTCGCTGATCCCGAGCCCGTTCGATCCGCGCCTGATCCTGCGCATCGCACCGGCCGTGGCCAGGGCCGCGATCGAGTCCGGCGTCGCGACCCGGCCGATCACCAATTTCGACGAATACGCCGCCAACCTCGAACGCTTCGCGTTCCGCTCCGGCCTCACCATGAAGCCGGTGTTTGCCAAGGCGAAGACCCAGCCGGTGCGCGTGATCTACGCCGAGGGCGAGGACGAGCGCGTGCTGCGCGCGACACAGGTGGTGCTCGAGGAAAAGCTGGCGCGGCCGATCCTGGTCGGCCGTCCGTCCGTGGTCGAAACCAGGATCAAGCGCTTCGGCCTGTCGATCAAGGCCGGCCGCGATTTCGACCTGGTCAATCCCGAGGACGACCCGCGCTACCGTTCCTACGTGCAGTCCTATATCGACGTCGCCGGCCGTCGCGGCGTGACGCCGGAGGCTGCGCGGACGGTGGTCCGCACCAACAATACCGTGATCGCGGCGCTGGCCGTGGCGCGCGGCGAGGCCGACGCGATGCTGTGCGGCGTCGAGGGCCGCTATATGAGCCATCTGCGCCATGTCCGCGAGATCATCGGCTTCCTGCCGGGGGTCAGCGACTATGCCGCGCTGGCGCTGATGATCACCTCCACCGGCGCCCATTTCCTCGCCGACACCCAGGTGCGGCCGAATCCGAGCGCGGAGGAATTGGCGGAAGTCGCCTCGCTCGCGGCGATCCACGTCCAGCGCTTCGCCTTCAAGCCGAAGGTCGCCTTCGTGTCACATTCCGACTTCGGCAGCTATGATACGGACTCCTCGCGCAAGATGCGGCGGGCCACCCAGCTCTTGAAGGACAAGCATCCGGAGATCGAGGCCGACGGCGAAATGCAGGGCGACACCGCGCTGTCGGCGGTTGCGCGCAAGCTCGTCCTGCCGCAGTCGCGGCTGGAAGGCGAAGCCAACATCCTGATCATGCCGAACCTCGACGCCGCCAACATCGCCTACCAGATGATCAAGTCGCTGGCCAATGCATTGCCGGTGGGGCCGATCCTGATCGGTCCGGCGCGTCCGGCGCACATCCTCACCCCCGGCGTGACGGCGCGCGGCATCCTCAACATGACCGCGGTTGCCGCGGTCGAGGCCCAGGAGCGCGCCGGCCGCGCGCAGCCGACGCTGTTCGGCTGA
- a CDS encoding DoxX family protein, translating into MPAFITFGRILFAVLFLYSGASKLFGIQATADLLTAKVTIPAIVAPYTQQIETFVGMPFMQLLAITIGGFEIIAGLMIAVNVLARFFAILLIIFVCFTTFYFHDFWNQPAPDNAKTLIDALKNLSLIGALFIIAGYGRGPRRDDPAYGDV; encoded by the coding sequence ATGCCAGCGTTCATCACCTTCGGGCGCATTCTGTTCGCCGTGCTGTTCCTCTATTCGGGGGCGAGCAAGCTGTTCGGCATCCAGGCGACGGCGGATTTGCTCACGGCCAAGGTGACGATCCCGGCCATCGTCGCGCCCTATACGCAGCAGATCGAAACCTTCGTCGGCATGCCGTTCATGCAACTGCTGGCGATCACGATCGGTGGCTTCGAGATCATCGCGGGCCTGATGATTGCGGTGAACGTGCTGGCAAGGTTCTTCGCGATCCTGCTGATCATCTTCGTGTGCTTCACGACCTTCTATTTCCATGATTTCTGGAATCAGCCGGCGCCCGACAACGCCAAGACCCTGATCGACGCGCTGAAGAACCTGTCGCTGATCGGCGCGCTGTTCATCATCGCCGGTTACGGCCGCGGCCCCCGCCGCGACGACCCGGCGTATGGGGACGTGTAG
- a CDS encoding protein adenylyltransferase SelO, with protein MTIHFPFQNSYSALPANFFARVAPTPVAAPRLIKLNRPLAVQLGLDPDLLSTPEGAEILAGKRLPDGADPIAMAYAGHQFGHFVPQLGDGRAILLGEVIDGDGVRRDIQLKGSGPTPFSRRGDGRAALGPVLREYIVSEAMFALGIPTTRSLAAVVTGEPVMRETALPGAVLTRVAASHIRVGTFQFFAARGDTDGVRALADHVIARHYPELKDAARPYHALLAGVVARQASLVARWLLVGFIHGVMNTDNSSISGETIDYGPCAFLDAYNPAQVFSSIDEMGRYAYANQPRIALWNLTRLAECLLPLFDGEQEKAIEQAQTILGEFPEKFTAAYQAGLRAKVGLFTARDGDEALIQDLLDAMARNAADFTLTFRHLGEAASGDAADVRAQFTDPAAFDEWAVRWRARLALEQHSAAERKIAMGAINPAFIPRNHRIEAVIQAAVNSDDYAPFEELLTVLAKPFEDQPQFAAYADPPLPEQMVTQTFCGT; from the coding sequence ATGACCATCCATTTCCCGTTCCAGAACTCCTATTCGGCGCTGCCGGCGAACTTTTTCGCCCGCGTCGCGCCGACCCCGGTGGCCGCCCCCCGGCTGATCAAGCTGAACCGGCCGCTCGCGGTCCAGCTCGGGCTGGATCCGGACCTGTTGTCGACACCGGAGGGCGCCGAAATCCTCGCCGGCAAGCGCCTGCCTGACGGCGCCGACCCGATCGCGATGGCCTATGCCGGCCACCAGTTCGGGCACTTCGTTCCCCAGCTCGGCGACGGCCGCGCCATCCTGCTCGGCGAGGTCATCGACGGAGACGGCGTCCGCCGCGACATCCAGCTCAAGGGATCTGGCCCGACCCCGTTCTCCCGCCGCGGCGACGGCCGCGCCGCGCTCGGGCCCGTACTGCGCGAATACATCGTCAGCGAGGCGATGTTCGCGCTCGGCATTCCGACCACGCGTTCGCTCGCCGCGGTCGTCACCGGCGAGCCGGTGATGCGCGAGACCGCGCTGCCGGGTGCCGTGCTGACCCGCGTCGCCGCGAGCCACATCCGCGTCGGCACCTTCCAGTTCTTCGCCGCCCGCGGCGACACCGACGGCGTGCGCGCGCTGGCCGACCATGTCATCGCCAGGCACTATCCCGAGTTGAAGGATGCCGCCCGACCCTATCATGCGCTGCTCGCCGGCGTCGTCGCGCGGCAGGCAAGCCTCGTCGCGCGCTGGCTGCTGGTCGGCTTCATCCACGGCGTGATGAACACCGACAACTCTTCGATCTCGGGCGAGACCATCGACTACGGCCCCTGTGCCTTCCTCGACGCTTACAATCCGGCGCAGGTGTTCTCCTCGATCGATGAGATGGGCCGCTACGCCTATGCCAACCAGCCGCGCATCGCGTTGTGGAATCTGACCCGGCTCGCCGAGTGCCTGTTGCCGCTGTTCGATGGCGAACAGGAAAAGGCCATCGAGCAAGCACAGACCATCCTCGGCGAATTCCCCGAAAAATTCACTGCGGCCTATCAGGCCGGGCTGCGCGCCAAGGTCGGCCTGTTCACCGCACGCGACGGCGACGAGGCCCTGATCCAGGACCTGCTCGACGCGATGGCCAGGAACGCGGCCGACTTCACGCTGACCTTCCGCCATCTCGGCGAGGCAGCGAGCGGCGACGCCGCCGACGTCCGCGCGCAGTTCACCGATCCGGCAGCATTCGACGAATGGGCTGTCCGTTGGCGCGCGCGCCTTGCGCTGGAACAGCACAGCGCGGCCGAGCGCAAAATCGCGATGGGGGCCATCAATCCGGCCTTCATCCCACGCAACCATCGGATCGAGGCGGTGATCCAGGCAGCCGTCAACAGCGACGACTACGCGCCGTTCGAGGAGCTGCTGACGGTGCTGGCCAAGCCGTTCGAGGATCAGCCGCAATTCGCAGCCTACGCCGATCCTCCGCTGCCCGAGCAGATGGTGACGCAGACGTTCTGCGGGACGTGA
- the aspS gene encoding aspartate--tRNA ligase, with the protein MHRYRSHTCGALRESDIDQAARLSGWVHRVRDHGGVLFVDLRDHYGITQCVADPDSPAFAEVEKFRSEWVVRIDGKVRRRPAGTDNPELPTGLIEIYIKEIEVLGPAAELPLPVFGEQEYPEDIRLKYRFLDLRREKLHQNIMTRGAVVDSMRKRMKEQGFFEFQTPILTASSPEGARDFLVPSRIHPGKFYALPQAPQQYKQLLMMSGFDRYFQIAPCFRDEDPRADRLPGEFYQLDVEMSFVTQDDVFAAMEPVITGVFEDFAKGKPVTKNWPRIPFAEAVRKYGSDKPDLRNKIVMQEVSEHFRGSGFKVFARMLEDPKNQVWAIPGTGGGSRAFCDRMNSWAQGEGQPGLGYIMWREGGEGAGPLANNIGPERTAAIRDQLGLKEGDAAFFVAGDPEKFWKFAGLARTKLGEELNLIDKDRFELAWIVDFPMYEYDEENKKVDFSHNPFSMPQGGLDALKSQDPLVIKAFQYDIACNGYEIASGGIRNHKPEAMVKAFEIAGYGEQEVVDRFGGMYRAFQYGAPPHGGMAAGLDRIVMLLCGTNNLREISLFPMNQQAMDLLMGAPSEASPKQLKELHIRTNLPAKG; encoded by the coding sequence ATGCATCGCTACCGGTCACACACATGCGGCGCGCTCCGAGAGAGCGATATCGACCAGGCGGCCCGGCTGTCAGGCTGGGTCCACCGTGTCCGAGACCATGGCGGCGTGCTGTTCGTCGATTTGCGCGACCATTACGGCATCACCCAGTGCGTGGCCGATCCGGACTCGCCGGCGTTCGCAGAGGTCGAGAAGTTCCGCTCGGAGTGGGTGGTGCGGATCGACGGCAAGGTGCGCCGCCGTCCCGCCGGCACCGACAATCCCGAACTGCCGACCGGCCTGATCGAAATCTACATCAAGGAGATCGAGGTGCTTGGCCCGGCGGCCGAGCTGCCGCTGCCGGTGTTCGGCGAGCAGGAATATCCTGAAGACATCAGGCTGAAGTACCGCTTCCTCGACCTGCGTCGCGAGAAGCTGCACCAGAACATCATGACCCGCGGCGCGGTGGTCGATTCCATGCGCAAGCGGATGAAGGAGCAGGGCTTCTTCGAATTCCAGACCCCGATCCTGACGGCGTCGTCGCCGGAAGGCGCGCGCGACTTCCTTGTGCCCTCGCGCATCCATCCCGGCAAGTTCTACGCGCTGCCGCAGGCGCCGCAGCAGTACAAGCAGCTCTTGATGATGTCGGGCTTCGACCGCTACTTCCAGATCGCGCCGTGCTTCCGCGACGAGGACCCGCGCGCCGACCGCCTGCCGGGCGAGTTCTACCAGCTCGACGTCGAGATGAGTTTTGTGACTCAGGACGACGTGTTCGCGGCGATGGAGCCGGTCATCACCGGTGTGTTCGAGGACTTTGCCAAGGGCAAGCCGGTGACCAAGAACTGGCCGCGGATTCCGTTTGCGGAAGCCGTGCGCAAATACGGCTCTGACAAACCCGACTTGCGCAACAAGATCGTGATGCAGGAAGTCTCCGAGCACTTCCGCGGCTCCGGCTTCAAGGTGTTCGCGCGGATGCTGGAAGATCCGAAGAACCAGGTCTGGGCCATTCCGGGCACCGGCGGCGGCTCGCGCGCCTTCTGCGACCGCATGAACTCGTGGGCGCAGGGCGAGGGACAGCCGGGCCTCGGCTACATCATGTGGCGCGAGGGCGGCGAGGGTGCCGGTCCGCTTGCGAACAACATCGGCCCCGAACGGACCGCTGCGATTCGCGACCAGCTCGGCCTGAAGGAGGGCGATGCCGCCTTCTTCGTCGCCGGCGATCCCGAGAAGTTCTGGAAGTTCGCAGGTCTCGCGCGCACCAAGCTCGGCGAGGAATTGAACCTGATCGACAAGGACCGGTTCGAGCTCGCCTGGATCGTCGACTTCCCGATGTACGAGTATGACGAGGAGAACAAGAAGGTCGACTTCTCGCACAACCCGTTCTCGATGCCGCAGGGCGGTCTCGACGCGCTGAAGTCGCAGGACCCGCTTGTTATCAAGGCGTTCCAGTACGACATTGCCTGCAATGGCTACGAGATCGCCTCCGGCGGCATCCGCAACCACAAGCCGGAAGCGATGGTGAAGGCGTTCGAGATCGCGGGCTATGGCGAGCAGGAGGTCGTCGACCGTTTCGGCGGCATGTACCGTGCGTTCCAGTACGGCGCCCCGCCGCATGGCGGCATGGCGGCCGGTCTCGACCGCATTGTGATGCTGCTTTGCGGCACCAACAATCTGCGCGAGATCTCGCTGTTCCCGATGAACCAGCAGGCCATGGACCTGTTGATGGGCGCGCCGTCGGAAGCCTCGCCGAAGCAGCTTAAGGAGCTGCACATCCGTACCAACCTTCCGGCGAAGGGCTAG